One genomic region from Leptolyngbyaceae cyanobacterium JSC-12 encodes:
- a CDS encoding MFS transporter (IMG reference gene:2510096640~PFAM: Major Facilitator Superfamily) has protein sequence MVGQATNANLVEQPSFSDPTTMELSADKPTSGAKAVSIPAEKDAIRTSLRASTLDGVFAAIFSNAVGGVLLSNFLVELHATPTQIGMLASIPMLANLTQPIGALLGDRTTSRHWYCFWVYAPSRLLWLVLAISILLTPWLGFDTETLILLTLAIVFTTHFVGALGSASWLSWLATLVPRRLRGRYFGIRNSAASLTNLLSVPLLGWLVSSWYGGSIQGYGLVISFGVIAGLVSLGFQFLMVDVNPQVQRKEAGAGSQKDFRLEELEARCQQSRETNQEIGDQGSGMDSPQSPTPNLSPSSSLPNSQSPILNPQRPITQPLSSALSSLPFSLLQDSNFLCFLLYFGLWMFAVNLSAPFFNLYLLDSLHVDLRWVTIYNSLQAGANLVMLVVWGKLADRVGNRPLLLGIGILVAITPLFWLSTGENTLSLWILFPALHLLAGGTWAAIDLCNNNLQLGVAPVRNQATYFAIAAAVSGVCGALGTTAGGLLVEYANYGGIPGLFALSGVVRLGALLPLVLVHEQRGQSFRQMMRTLFPEQNASAEVDQANKICKDPLDE, from the coding sequence ATGGTAGGACAGGCAACTAACGCCAACCTCGTGGAACAGCCCTCATTCAGTGATCCAACGACTATGGAGTTGAGTGCTGACAAACCAACATCTGGGGCAAAGGCTGTATCTATTCCAGCAGAGAAAGATGCAATTCGCACAAGTTTGAGAGCATCAACGCTAGATGGGGTATTTGCCGCGATTTTCTCTAATGCAGTTGGTGGGGTGCTATTAAGCAACTTTTTGGTAGAACTGCACGCTACTCCTACCCAAATTGGCATGTTGGCATCTATCCCGATGCTGGCAAACCTGACTCAACCAATTGGGGCTTTGCTGGGCGATCGTACAACTAGCCGTCACTGGTATTGCTTTTGGGTATATGCACCCTCACGATTGTTGTGGCTGGTTTTAGCAATCAGTATCTTGCTCACACCATGGTTGGGATTCGATACCGAAACTTTGATTCTGCTGACCCTGGCGATCGTTTTCACAACTCACTTTGTAGGCGCATTAGGCAGTGCTTCCTGGTTAAGCTGGCTGGCAACGTTGGTTCCGCGACGGTTACGGGGTCGTTATTTTGGCATTCGCAACAGTGCTGCCAGTCTCACAAACCTGCTCTCAGTACCACTTCTGGGATGGTTGGTATCATCCTGGTATGGTGGGTCAATTCAAGGCTATGGATTAGTCATCAGTTTTGGGGTGATAGCAGGGCTAGTCAGCCTAGGATTTCAGTTTTTGATGGTGGATGTGAATCCACAGGTGCAGAGAAAAGAAGCAGGAGCCGGAAGTCAGAAGGATTTTAGATTGGAGGAGTTAGAAGCCAGATGTCAGCAGTCAAGAGAGACAAATCAGGAGATCGGAGATCAGGGATCGGGGATGGATTCACCCCAATCCCCAACCCCTAACCTCTCACCTTCCTCCTCCCTTCCCAATTCTCAATCTCCAATCCTTAATCCTCAACGTCCAATTACCCAACCCCTCTCCTCTGCCCTCTCTTCCCTTCCCTTCTCTCTCCTACAAGACTCAAATTTCCTCTGCTTTCTGCTCTATTTTGGATTATGGATGTTTGCAGTGAATTTGAGTGCGCCCTTTTTCAATTTGTATTTGTTGGATAGTCTGCATGTTGATTTACGTTGGGTGACAATTTATAACAGTTTGCAAGCAGGGGCAAACCTGGTAATGCTGGTGGTTTGGGGAAAATTGGCAGATCGCGTTGGCAACCGCCCCTTGCTGTTGGGAATTGGGATACTGGTTGCAATTACGCCACTCTTCTGGCTGAGTACAGGTGAAAACACCCTTTCGTTGTGGATTTTGTTTCCAGCCTTGCATTTGTTGGCGGGGGGAACTTGGGCAGCAATCGATTTGTGTAATAACAATCTGCAACTGGGTGTGGCTCCTGTACGAAATCAGGCGACGTATTTTGCGATCGCGGCGGCAGTATCTGGTGTTTGTGGGGCATTGGGTACCACAGCAGGTGGATTGTTAGTGGAATATGCGAACTATGGCGGCATTCCAGGGCTCTTTGCATTGTCGGGTGTTGTTCGCCTGGGGGCTTTGCTCCCGCTGGTGTTGGTGCATGAGCAACGAGGGCAATCCTTCCGACAAATGATGCGGACGTTGTTTCCTGAACAGAATGCTTCTGCAGAGGTTGACCAAGCCAACAAGATATGCAAGGACCCGCTGGATGAATAA
- a CDS encoding hypothetical protein (IMG reference gene:2510096641): MNLALNSSSLTSELAPGVSKPSTIVLQPSGALDRESREHFQQTLEEALDQAIEGVIVDLIWVEAIDAEGVTALVAGIEKAASLGKAISFQSMSHSTRIAMEAEWDRQRAIRFGSWSDRFKADLEHFLDNLAQ, encoded by the coding sequence ATGAATCTTGCACTTAATTCCTCTTCGTTGACTTCTGAACTTGCTCCCGGGGTAAGCAAGCCCTCGACGATTGTGCTGCAACCTAGCGGCGCACTGGATCGAGAGAGCCGTGAGCATTTTCAGCAAACGTTGGAAGAAGCGCTAGACCAGGCAATAGAAGGGGTCATTGTAGATTTGATCTGGGTTGAGGCAATAGATGCAGAGGGTGTGACAGCACTTGTAGCTGGAATTGAAAAGGCTGCTTCTTTGGGAAAGGCTATTTCGTTTCAATCAATGAGTCATTCGACCCGAATAGCAATGGAAGCCGAATGGGATCGGCAACGGGCAATTCGGTTTGGTTCCTGGAGCGATCGCTTTAAGGCAGACCTGGAGCATTTTTTAGATAACCTCGCCCAATAA
- a CDS encoding cobalamin biosynthesis protein CbiD (IMG reference gene:2510096642~PFAM: CbiD~TIGRFAM: cobalamin biosynthesis protein CbiD) — protein MSLPRRGYTLPVFACAGAIAALRWLQTTIMSATVPVNLIEPVETVTIPIEQVAGVSGCFALAVTRSDPGDNLDLTRNTPIWAMVEWGEPDQTDTIALIGGEGIGRLASGQPAIYHYAQQLLIENLTPLLAPGQSIRVTLMLPEGRALAKRTSNEAFGVVEGLSLLGTTGISQPLSAPGQLEVYRQELQQKAQQFQCLVFCVGENGLDLCQRLGIDSARLVKTANWLGPMLVEAGMQGVQSILLFGYHGKLIKLAAGIFHTHHHVADGRLEILTAHCANAGLPTSDLQAVFQCSTVEDGFNYLHKLGGQWVEKVYGAIVEAIDQRAQAYIHAHSNTEVAIGTTLFNRKRQIISSSKRGTILLHDVCS, from the coding sequence ATGTCTCTTCCTCGTCGTGGTTACACTCTTCCTGTCTTTGCTTGTGCTGGAGCGATCGCAGCTCTGCGTTGGCTACAAACCACAATCATGTCTGCTACGGTTCCTGTGAATTTAATTGAACCTGTGGAAACAGTCACCATTCCAATTGAGCAGGTAGCTGGAGTATCTGGATGCTTTGCTTTAGCAGTGACTCGCAGTGACCCTGGGGATAATCTGGATTTGACTCGGAACACTCCTATTTGGGCAATGGTGGAATGGGGAGAACCAGATCAGACAGATACGATCGCCTTAATTGGTGGTGAAGGAATTGGACGATTAGCTAGTGGGCAACCTGCGATTTATCACTATGCTCAGCAACTTCTAATTGAGAACTTAACGCCACTGTTAGCCCCAGGGCAATCCATTCGGGTCACGCTCATGTTGCCAGAGGGACGCGCTCTGGCAAAACGCACCTCTAACGAGGCTTTTGGGGTGGTTGAAGGGTTATCTCTATTAGGAACAACTGGTATCTCACAACCATTGAGTGCACCAGGTCAACTAGAGGTTTATCGTCAAGAGTTGCAGCAGAAAGCACAGCAATTTCAATGTCTAGTGTTTTGTGTGGGCGAAAACGGACTGGATCTGTGTCAGCGCTTGGGCATTGACTCAGCACGCCTGGTGAAGACGGCAAATTGGCTGGGACCAATGCTAGTTGAAGCTGGTATGCAAGGGGTGCAGTCTATTCTGTTATTTGGCTATCACGGCAAATTAATCAAGCTGGCAGCAGGGATTTTCCACACCCATCATCATGTAGCAGATGGGCGGTTGGAAATTTTAACGGCTCATTGTGCCAATGCAGGCTTGCCAACTTCCGATCTTCAGGCAGTGTTTCAGTGTTCCACGGTAGAAGATGGCTTCAATTATCTGCATAAATTAGGCGGTCAATGGGTCGAAAAGGTGTATGGAGCGATTGTGGAGGCAATCGATCAGCGTGCTCAAGCCTACATTCATGCTCACAGCAATACGGAAGTCGCGATCGGCACAACTTTATTTAATCGGAAACGCCAAATAATTAGCTCTAGTAAAAGAGGAACAATCTTGCTCCACGATGTCTGCTCATAG
- a CDS encoding GMP synthase (glutamine-hydrolyzing) (IMG reference gene:2510096643~PFAM: Glutamine amidotransferase class-I; GMP synthase C terminal domain; Asparagine synthase~TIGRFAM: GMP synthase (glutamine-hydrolyzing), C-terminal domain or B subunit; GMP synthase (glutamine-hydrolyzing), N-terminal domain or A subunit): MVTLQTQQPPEKVSANQLNRQTIVILDFGSQYSELIARRIRETQVYSEVLSYRTTAEQLQQLNPKGIILSGGPNSVYDQGAPQCDSKIWGLGIPILGVCYGMQLMAQQLGGEVERSEQGEYGKASLLIDDPTDLLTNVDDGTTMWMSHGDSVTRLPDGFEVLAHTENTPCAAVAHHEKKLYGVQFHPEVVHSVGGQALIRNFVYHICDCEPTWTTAAFVESSIREIRAKVGDKRVLLALSGGVDSSTLAFLLHQAIGDQLTCMFIDQGFMRKLEPERLVKLFQEQFHIPVEYVNARDRFLRAIAGVTDPEEKRKRIGHEFIRVFEEESRRLGPFDYLAQGTLYPDVIESADTNVDPKTGERVAVKIKSHHNVGGLPKDLRFKLVEPLRKLFKDEVRKVGLSIGLPEEIVKRHPFPGPGLAIRILGEVTEERLEILRDADFIVRQEINRSGAYNELWQAFAVLLPIRSVGVMGDQRTYAYPIVLRFVTSEDGMTADWARVPYDLLETISNRIVNEVRGVNRVVYDITSKPPGTIEWE; encoded by the coding sequence GTGGTGACTCTACAAACTCAGCAGCCGCCTGAAAAAGTTTCAGCCAATCAATTGAATCGCCAAACCATCGTTATTCTGGATTTTGGCTCCCAATACTCTGAGTTGATTGCCCGGCGCATTCGGGAAACACAAGTCTATTCGGAAGTATTGTCTTATCGCACAACAGCCGAGCAACTCCAGCAACTCAACCCCAAAGGCATTATTTTGTCTGGTGGTCCCAACTCCGTATATGACCAGGGTGCACCTCAATGCGATTCAAAGATTTGGGGACTAGGCATTCCTATCTTGGGAGTCTGCTATGGAATGCAACTGATGGCTCAACAACTTGGTGGCGAAGTGGAACGTTCTGAACAGGGCGAATATGGCAAAGCTTCCTTGCTAATTGATGATCCCACTGATTTACTCACTAATGTGGACGATGGCACCACGATGTGGATGAGCCATGGTGATTCGGTCACCCGTTTACCCGATGGGTTTGAAGTGCTTGCCCATACCGAAAATACCCCTTGTGCGGCTGTTGCTCATCATGAGAAGAAATTGTACGGAGTTCAATTTCATCCAGAAGTAGTTCATTCCGTTGGTGGACAGGCGCTAATTCGCAACTTTGTTTATCACATCTGCGATTGTGAACCTACCTGGACAACTGCTGCCTTTGTAGAAAGCTCTATTCGAGAAATTCGTGCCAAAGTGGGCGATAAGCGTGTGTTACTTGCGCTGTCTGGCGGGGTAGATTCTTCAACCCTGGCATTTTTACTGCATCAGGCAATTGGGGATCAGCTTACCTGTATGTTCATTGATCAGGGTTTCATGCGTAAGCTAGAACCTGAACGCTTGGTCAAGCTGTTTCAAGAACAATTCCACATCCCTGTGGAATACGTAAATGCTCGTGATCGCTTCTTGCGGGCGATCGCAGGTGTCACAGACCCCGAAGAAAAGCGCAAACGAATTGGACACGAATTCATTCGGGTATTTGAAGAAGAATCCAGACGCCTTGGTCCTTTTGACTATCTCGCACAAGGAACCTTATATCCCGATGTGATTGAATCTGCTGACACCAATGTTGATCCTAAAACGGGCGAACGAGTGGCAGTCAAAATTAAAAGTCATCACAACGTGGGTGGATTGCCTAAAGATCTTAGATTTAAGCTAGTAGAACCACTGCGCAAGCTGTTTAAAGACGAAGTTCGCAAAGTTGGGTTATCGATTGGTTTGCCAGAAGAAATTGTCAAACGTCATCCGTTCCCTGGTCCTGGCTTGGCTATTCGGATTCTGGGAGAAGTGACAGAAGAACGGCTGGAGATTCTGCGGGATGCCGATTTTATTGTGCGGCAAGAAATTAATCGTAGTGGTGCTTATAACGAATTGTGGCAAGCGTTTGCTGTATTGTTGCCAATTCGCAGTGTGGGTGTCATGGGTGATCAGCGAACCTATGCATACCCGATCGTGCTCCGGTTTGTCACCAGCGAAGACGGTATGACGGCTGACTGGGCGCGTGTTCCTTATGATTTGCTGGAAACAATTTCTAATCGAATTGTGAATGAGGTGCGTGGGGTTAACCGGGTTGTGTATGACATCACCTCAAAACCCCCCGGAACCATTGAGTGGGAGTAA
- a CDS encoding hypothetical protein (IMG reference gene:2510096644) has product MFLDELTPVLKELSQQPIAFLGGFFSGVFRLNLTDDPVKTWLDKQAGTTSFSSTTEVHNGKSGGPQSISIE; this is encoded by the coding sequence ATGTTTTTAGATGAACTGACTCCTGTACTAAAGGAGTTGTCTCAACAACCGATCGCCTTTCTTGGCGGTTTTTTCTCTGGAGTTTTCCGTCTTAACTTGACAGACGATCCGGTGAAAACCTGGTTGGATAAGCAAGCTGGAACGACCTCATTTTCCTCAACAACCGAAGTTCACAATGGCAAGAGTGGAGGGCCGCAGTCGATCTCAATCGAGTAG
- a CDS encoding RRM domain-containing RNA-binding protein (IMG reference gene:2510096645~PFAM: RNA recognition motif. (a.k.a. RRM, RBD, or RNP domain)), with protein MTIYVGNLSYRATADDLTEVFAEYGAVKRVSLPMDRETGKMRGFAFVELEEDAHEDTAISELDGAEWMGRQLKVNKAKPREATRA; from the coding sequence ATGACTATTTACGTTGGAAATTTATCATACCGGGCAACTGCCGATGATTTGACCGAAGTGTTTGCAGAATATGGTGCGGTTAAGCGAGTTTCTCTGCCGATGGATCGTGAAACTGGCAAAATGCGAGGTTTTGCGTTTGTTGAGCTAGAAGAAGATGCACATGAAGATACCGCGATTTCAGAGCTAGATGGTGCTGAGTGGATGGGTCGGCAACTAAAAGTTAATAAGGCAAAGCCTCGCGAAGCTACTCGTGCTTGA
- a CDS encoding 1-hydroxy-2-methyl-2-(E)-butenyl 4-diphosphate synthase (IMG reference gene:2510096646~PFAM: GcpE protein~TIGRFAM: 1-hydroxy-2-methyl-2-(E)-butenyl 4-diphosphate synthase) has protein sequence MQTLPNPPTTHSNEQSSLHFATTGSIPRRKTRPVPVGSITIGGGYPVAVQSMINEDTLDIEGSVAAIRRLHEIGCEIVRVTVPSMAHAKAMEEIRHKINQSYKPVPLVADVHHNGLKIALEAAKHVDNVRINPGLYVFEKPKSDRTEYTQAEFDDIGEKIRETLEPLVLTLKEQDKSMRIGVNHGSLAERMLFTYGDTPEGMVESALEFIRICESLDFYNLEISLKASKVPVMIAANRLMVERMDALGMDYPLHLGVTEAGDGEYGRIKSTAGIGTLLAEGIGDTIRVSLTEAPEKEIPVCYGILQALGLRRTMVEYVACPSCGRTLFNLEEVLHKVREATKHLTGLNIAVMGCIVNGPGEMADADYGYVGKQAGYISLYRGREEIKRVPEEEGVQELINLIKSDGLWIDP, from the coding sequence ATGCAAACCCTGCCTAATCCTCCAACCACTCACTCTAACGAGCAGTCTTCTCTTCATTTTGCGACGACGGGTTCCATTCCTCGCCGCAAAACTCGCCCAGTGCCGGTAGGTAGCATCACAATTGGTGGTGGTTACCCTGTCGCAGTGCAATCAATGATCAACGAAGATACCCTAGATATTGAAGGGTCTGTCGCTGCTATCCGGCGATTGCACGAAATTGGCTGTGAAATTGTACGGGTTACAGTACCTAGCATGGCACATGCCAAAGCGATGGAGGAAATTCGGCACAAGATCAATCAGAGCTATAAGCCTGTGCCACTGGTGGCTGATGTCCATCACAACGGGTTGAAGATTGCTTTGGAAGCGGCGAAGCATGTTGATAACGTCCGCATTAATCCTGGCTTATACGTGTTTGAGAAACCCAAAAGCGATCGCACCGAATATACTCAGGCAGAGTTTGATGATATCGGCGAAAAGATTCGCGAAACGCTGGAACCACTAGTCCTCACCCTGAAGGAACAAGATAAGTCCATGCGAATTGGGGTGAATCATGGCTCATTGGCTGAGCGGATGCTGTTTACCTATGGCGACACGCCTGAAGGCATGGTGGAGTCTGCATTGGAATTTATTCGCATCTGTGAATCGCTTGACTTTTACAACCTGGAAATTTCACTCAAAGCTTCGAAAGTGCCCGTGATGATCGCAGCGAACCGTCTTATGGTAGAGCGCATGGATGCTTTGGGCATGGATTACCCATTGCATTTAGGGGTGACCGAGGCAGGTGATGGAGAATACGGTCGGATTAAATCCACTGCTGGGATTGGAACTCTCTTAGCAGAGGGGATTGGTGACACAATTCGGGTTTCGTTGACGGAAGCACCCGAAAAAGAAATTCCAGTTTGCTACGGCATCTTACAGGCTCTGGGATTGCGACGCACGATGGTTGAGTATGTCGCCTGCCCCTCCTGCGGACGCACCCTCTTCAATCTTGAAGAAGTGTTGCATAAAGTTCGAGAAGCAACAAAGCATCTGACTGGGCTGAACATCGCCGTTATGGGTTGCATTGTCAACGGTCCTGGCGAAATGGCAGATGCCGACTATGGCTATGTTGGCAAGCAAGCAGGCTACATTTCTCTCTACCGGGGGCGGGAAGAGATCAAACGGGTACCTGAAGAGGAAGGTGTTCAAGAGTTAATTAACTTGATTAAGAGCGATGGACTCTGGATTGATCCTTAA
- a CDS encoding C-terminal processing peptidase-2 (IMG reference gene:2510096647~PFAM: Peptidase family S41; PDZ domain (Also known as DHR or GLGF)~TIGRFAM: C-terminal peptidase (prc)), whose protein sequence is MAINKRGLVLGATAVAVSTVAIAGTGLHFYRGQAFLRSDSKEVADPGALQPMSVLSLQAFFRQSPKELVDEVWQIIDRTYVDATFNQVDWKKTRTEYLKRNYTSREDAYKAIREMLKKLNDPYTRFMDPQEFRNMQIDTSGELTGVGIQLAADEKTKKLTVIAPIEDSPAFAAGILAKDIILKIDDKSTEGMDVNKAVTLIRGPVGTQVKLTIQRGDKQIDYVIKRAKIEIHPVRVSEQQTPQGKVGYIRLVQFSANAPADMQKAIEKLEKQQVAGYILDLRGNPGGLLYTSVDIARMWLQKGAIVSTVNRQGEQDRERANGRALTNKPLVILVDGGSASASEILSGALQDNRRAVLVGTKTFGKGLVQSVRSVGDNCGLAVTIAKYLTPSGRDINKHGINPDISVQLTEAQRKELSANRDKVGTPEDPQFAKALEVLGQKIVEFRQSPRAGVTQ, encoded by the coding sequence ATGGCTATTAACAAACGCGGGCTTGTCCTTGGTGCAACAGCAGTTGCCGTTTCTACAGTTGCGATCGCCGGTACCGGATTGCATTTTTATCGAGGGCAAGCCTTTTTGCGTAGCGACTCTAAAGAAGTTGCTGACCCAGGAGCGCTGCAGCCGATGTCTGTCTTATCTTTGCAGGCATTCTTTCGTCAAAGTCCTAAAGAATTAGTTGATGAAGTCTGGCAAATTATCGACCGCACATACGTAGATGCTACCTTTAACCAGGTGGACTGGAAGAAGACACGCACTGAATATTTGAAGCGGAACTACACCAGCCGGGAGGATGCCTACAAAGCGATCCGTGAGATGTTGAAGAAGCTGAATGACCCCTACACTCGCTTCATGGATCCACAAGAGTTCCGCAATATGCAGATTGATACGTCTGGTGAGTTGACAGGGGTTGGTATTCAGCTTGCGGCTGACGAAAAGACCAAGAAATTGACAGTAATTGCGCCGATTGAAGATTCTCCAGCCTTTGCAGCCGGAATTTTAGCCAAAGACATCATCCTCAAAATCGACGATAAGAGCACTGAAGGGATGGATGTGAACAAAGCTGTGACGCTGATTCGGGGACCCGTCGGGACTCAAGTTAAACTTACTATTCAACGGGGTGACAAGCAGATTGATTACGTCATCAAACGGGCAAAGATTGAGATTCATCCAGTGCGGGTGAGTGAGCAACAAACTCCTCAAGGGAAAGTTGGCTATATTCGCCTAGTGCAATTCAGTGCAAATGCCCCAGCGGATATGCAGAAAGCGATTGAGAAACTGGAAAAACAGCAAGTGGCTGGCTATATTCTGGATTTGCGAGGAAATCCGGGGGGGTTGCTATACACCAGTGTTGACATTGCCCGGATGTGGCTTCAGAAAGGAGCAATTGTTTCAACGGTCAATCGTCAAGGAGAACAAGATCGCGAACGCGCTAATGGACGGGCATTAACCAATAAGCCACTGGTTATTTTGGTGGATGGTGGTTCTGCCAGCGCTAGTGAAATTTTGTCAGGCGCATTGCAAGACAATCGGCGTGCAGTGTTAGTTGGAACCAAGACCTTTGGTAAAGGATTGGTGCAATCAGTTCGGAGTGTGGGAGATAATTGTGGACTGGCTGTGACGATCGCGAAATACCTGACTCCAAGTGGACGCGATATTAACAAGCACGGCATTAATCCAGATATTTCTGTGCAACTGACTGAAGCTCAACGCAAAGAATTGAGTGCAAATCGCGATAAAGTCGGTACTCCTGAAGATCCTCAATTTGCGAAAGCGCTAGAAGTGCTAGGTCAAAAAATTGTTGAGTTTCGGCAATCTCCCCGAGCAGGTGTTACTCAGTAG
- a CDS encoding hypothetical protein (IMG reference gene:2510096648), with amino-acid sequence MSKTEEWYVIKLTNGQCTVLSASQLQISNVDNSPTEPAEKWGPFNSQAEAIARRVGLIRAGKCEPA; translated from the coding sequence ATGAGCAAGACTGAAGAATGGTACGTCATTAAGCTGACAAATGGCCAATGCACCGTGTTGTCTGCAAGTCAGCTTCAAATCAGTAATGTAGACAATTCACCAACAGAGCCTGCAGAGAAATGGGGTCCATTTAATTCTCAAGCTGAAGCGATCGCTCGCCGCGTTGGACTAATCCGAGCAGGCAAGTGTGAGCCAGCTTGA
- a CDS encoding hypothetical protein (IMG reference gene:2510096649): MQDHQHSYRHSEEPTSFPRKKRLGGYLVEAGLLTPAQVDVALNDQKMTGMRFGEILAARGWVKQQTIEYLMQKVILPEQESMRNQQESHERDAKLVRNKQVEESPMLQDNELAPIEQSLHRELPNSKPVPSVTSSEDEVSWVG, translated from the coding sequence ATGCAAGACCATCAACATTCTTATCGGCATTCTGAAGAGCCTACATCCTTTCCTCGCAAAAAGAGACTGGGTGGTTACCTGGTTGAAGCAGGGTTGTTAACACCTGCTCAAGTTGATGTGGCGTTGAATGACCAAAAGATGACAGGAATGCGATTTGGCGAAATTTTAGCTGCACGGGGTTGGGTAAAGCAACAAACAATTGAATATTTAATGCAAAAGGTGATTTTGCCTGAACAAGAATCTATGCGAAACCAGCAGGAAAGTCATGAACGCGATGCAAAGCTGGTGAGAAATAAGCAGGTCGAGGAGTCGCCAATGCTTCAGGATAATGAACTGGCTCCGATTGAGCAATCCCTTCACCGAGAATTGCCCAACTCAAAACCAGTCCCTTCAGTGACTTCATCTGAGGATGAGGTGAGCTGGGTTGGATAG
- a CDS encoding putative permease (IMG reference gene:2510096650~PFAM: Membrane transport protein) translates to MLLSKLLAIYLPLTGWTSLGWLIGKFLPAAIPKYLGKSLFWVGVPIGIGAFLRHAQISWALWIAPTTAWVAILLGMTLARLYLHQTRSRWQPHTQTSFMLTSMVGNTGYIGFPVSLILVGPEYFAWAVFYDLLGSTPGAYGLGVALAARSKQAGYRWWQSIPTLAGNPALWSFGVGLVGRDIPLPSWVDASLQTFAWMMVSLSLVLIGIRLSQLTSFKNIQPATLSLMIKMLCVPLLVGSCLRLANITGEIHRVILLQMAMPPAFATLVISEAYELDPDMAVTAIAVGCLTLLATLPIWLWILG, encoded by the coding sequence ATGCTCCTCTCTAAACTCCTTGCAATCTATCTGCCTCTAACTGGCTGGACAAGCCTCGGCTGGCTCATTGGCAAATTCTTACCTGCTGCAATCCCTAAATATCTAGGCAAGAGTTTATTTTGGGTGGGTGTCCCAATTGGGATTGGGGCATTTTTGCGCCATGCTCAAATTTCCTGGGCACTATGGATAGCACCTACTACCGCCTGGGTTGCAATTTTGCTGGGAATGACGCTGGCAAGACTGTATTTGCACCAAACGCGATCGCGCTGGCAGCCTCACACTCAAACTAGCTTTATGCTCACCTCAATGGTGGGCAATACAGGCTATATCGGCTTCCCCGTTTCACTCATTCTAGTTGGACCGGAATACTTCGCCTGGGCCGTGTTTTATGACCTGCTAGGTTCAACACCTGGTGCCTATGGGTTAGGCGTAGCTCTAGCTGCACGCTCAAAACAAGCAGGATACCGCTGGTGGCAGTCAATTCCCACGTTGGCAGGCAATCCTGCTTTGTGGAGCTTCGGGGTTGGATTAGTAGGACGCGACATTCCCTTGCCCAGTTGGGTCGATGCTAGCTTGCAAACCTTTGCCTGGATGATGGTTTCACTGTCGCTGGTGCTAATTGGGATACGGCTAAGCCAACTGACCTCTTTCAAGAATATTCAGCCTGCCACCTTAAGTTTAATGATCAAAATGCTGTGTGTGCCGCTGCTTGTAGGCAGTTGCCTGCGACTGGCCAATATTACTGGAGAGATACACCGGGTCATTTTGCTCCAAATGGCAATGCCCCCTGCTTTTGCAACGCTAGTTATCTCAGAAGCCTATGAGCTAGACCCAGACATGGCAGTAACCGCGATCGCCGTAGGATGCTTAACCTTACTGGCAACCCTACCAATCTGGTTATGGATATTGGGCTAG